The Arachis ipaensis cultivar K30076 chromosome B07, Araip1.1, whole genome shotgun sequence genome includes a window with the following:
- the LOC107607049 gene encoding uncharacterized protein LOC107607049, whose amino-acid sequence MVKEDDFGGWQIPRSKQKWRPKQVRTSYEEAVRGRKRWDEMEKKSHTVFVDNLPHDVSKGMLFKMFGWAGSVLDVFISRKKRRESLYPFAFVRFDAIGGAERAVNEMDGVYVKSKRIMVSHAMFKRVSSEQKRRGVSKRIQSEGVNVALGATKSKEGATDQHRGKVKVLEDQRQEDRAANENRKSKRKVVDVEVSSTQTERLKRSIVGGTVHPIKFSNMMQ is encoded by the coding sequence ATGGTTAAGGAAGACGACTTCGGAGGATGGCAGATTCCACGATCAAAACAAAAATGGAGGCCAAAACAGGTCAGAACAAGTTATGAAGAAGCTGTTAGAGGGAGGAAGCGTTGGGATGAAATGGAGAAGAAGTCTCATACGGTTTTCGTTGACAATTTGCCGCATGATGTGTCGAAAGGGATGTTGTTTAAGATGTTTGGATGGGCGGGGAGTGTTCTTGACGTCTTTATATcaagaaagaagagaagggagTCTCTGTACCCTTTTGCATTTGTCAGATTCGATGCTATAGGTGGTGCTGAACGTGCAGTTAACGAGATGGATGGAGTTTACGTGAAGAGCAAAAGAATAATGGTGAGCCATGCAATGTTTAAAAGAGTTAGTAGTGAACAAAAAAGAAGAGGTGTGAGTAAAAGGATACAAAGTGAAGGAGTGAATGTTGCACTTGGTGCTACTAAGAGTAAGGAAGGGGCCACAGATCAGCACCGAGGCAAAGTAAAAGTGTTGGAAGATCAAAGACAAGAAGATAGGGCTGCCaatgaaaatagaaaaagcaaaagGAAAGTGGTTGATGTTGAGGTATCGAGCACTCAAACAGAGAGGCTGAAGAGGAGTATAGTGGGGGGGACAGTTCATCCGATAAAGTTTAGTAACATGATGCAATGA
- the LOC107608854 gene encoding transcription factor bHLH143, whose amino-acid sequence MGEDCGTWMPQLHFDWQSPNLNSYGGKQNGISAAVNSGINNMATRNETMPTYASSALPHLQLGHSNAPPHGWFYCLPRFRQSFTPNPVPNLNAEEKLHSGCVKTFREETKPGGESGFHQKQFLVIDQSGDKTTLIYSSRLGSPVECLASWNSKLHGSNNLNNVNEPSFGRDLNHVVGPTLDGKVDDENRGTDTESEMHEDTEEINALLYSDSEGYSTEDDEVTSTGHSPSTMTSHHNQEPIREIAEEVASSAGKTKKRKLYQENHADEHVMDTASSLNLNRPLNLGDDAESRCSCGSNSQGLNDEIRSLLGNKKMRKEKIQEVLSILQCIIPSGKDKELVELLDEAIGSLKSLKMKARALGLDAF is encoded by the coding sequence ATGGGAGAAGACTGCGGAACTTGGATGCCGCAGCTGCATTTTGATTGGCAGTCACCCAATTTGAATTCTTATGGGGGGAAGCAAAATGGCATATCTGCTGCCGTGAACTCAGGCATCAATAACATGGCCACGAGGAATGAGACAATGCCAACATATGCATCCTCTGCACTACCGCATTTGCAGTTAGGACATTCCAATGCACCACCTCATGGTTGGTTTTATTGTTTGCCTCGCTTCCGACAGAGTTTTACACCTAACCCTGTCCCAAACTTAAATGCCGAAGAAAAACTCCATTCGGGCTGTGTCAAAACTTTCAGGGAGGAAACTAAACCTGGCGGTGAATCTGGTTTCCATCAGAAGCAATTCCTGGTCATCGACCAATCAGGTGATAAAACAACCCTTATTTATAGCTCACGGCTTGGGAGTCCTGTCGAGTGCCTTGCTTCTTGGAATTCAAAACTGCATGGTTCTAATAACTTGAACAACGTGAATGAGCCGTCTTTTGGAAGAGATTTGAACCATGTGGTTGGACCAACTTTAGACGGTAAAGTTGATGATGAAAATCGGGGAACGGACACTGAAAGTGAGATGCATGAAGATACAGAAGAAATCAATGCACTACTTTACTCCGATAGCGAGGGTTACTCCACTGAGGATGATGAAGTTACTAGCACTGGCCATTCACCGAGTACAATGACCAGTCATCATAACCAGGAACCAATTagggaaattgcagaagaagtcgCTAGTTCTGCTGGAAAAACAAAGAAGCGGAAGCTGTACCAAGAAAATCATGCGGATGAGCATGTTATGGATACAGCAAGTTCTCTGAATCTGAACAGACCCTTAAACTTGGGAGACgatgcagaatcaagatgctcCTGTGGCAGCAACAGTCAAGGGTTAAATGACGAAATAAGGTCCTTGTTAGGCAACAAGAAGATGAGGAAGGAGAAGATACAAGAGGTTCTGAGCATTCTGCAGTGCATAATTCCCAGTGGGAAGGACAAGGAACTTGTCGAGCTTCTTGACGAAGCCATAGGATCCTTGAAATCCTTGAAGATGAAGGCCAGAGCTCTCGGACTCGATGCCTTCTAA
- the LOC107607050 gene encoding protein FAR1-RELATED SEQUENCE 5-like, translated as MHVRRTIENNEEAEIRPSKTYQSFIAAVGGHRELSFIEKNVRNYIMREVQNISKLEDAKEFEKYLLRMKEKNPNFFFEHELEVDQSIKIAFWADARSRVACEYFGDVISFNTTYNTNMYNLVFDSFVGVNHHGRSTLLGCALMKNEDIQSFK; from the exons ATGCATGTACGACGTACAATTGAGAATAACGAGGAAGCCGaaatcagaccaagcaaaacatatcaaTCATTTATTGCAGCAGTAGGGGGTCATCGTGAATtaagttttattgaaaaaaatgtgaGAAATTACATCATGAGAGAAGTACAGAATATTTCAAAACTTGAGGATGCAAAAGAATTTGAgaaatacttattaagaatgaaagagaagaatccgaATTTCTTTTTCGAGCATGAACTTGAAGTtgatcaatcaattaagattgctttttgggccgatgcaagaagcagggTTGCTTGTGAGTATTttggagatgttatttcattcaATACCACTTACAATACAAACAT GTATAATTTGGTTTTTGATTCTTTTgttggggtgaatcaccacggccgATCAACACTTCTGGGATgtgctttgatgaaaaacgaGGATATTCAATCATTCAAATGA